From the Lytechinus variegatus isolate NC3 chromosome 5, Lvar_3.0, whole genome shotgun sequence genome, the window ttaaaacatatggccattgatgagtcccctgtacaaatcgcgctagaactttggtctctgtatttggtaaAGGAATCCAATCAGTAGAGGTGCACGGcaaatattggagactgtctccaatgtgggagattatctctaATATCAGAGACTtgtgaagaatttgggtatccaatttcagagacagtctccagttatggagaccaatttcctttgtttacatttgcggcaaaaggattaccttggcggcaaataaaaatgtgataagcagattcctcatgaaaaattaccccttttcaccgtctacttttgttttgataaggatttttgttgtcaatcacacacaaaacaaatgggcttctgacctcagtgagacaaaattttgggtggaaaaaatcatgcttttgttggtgttgtttcttttgtcctttttcaaagcaagtctccaatgtgggagattgtctcccctattggagagagtctcccatattggccgtgcgcctctactgccattggagttcagctgaacaaccaacattaccaagaccgaagcttttggtctaggtaTTCCTATCCATATTTCATGTGCGTGTAGGCCGccaaaaatttcgcccctgagaCATGCGTTTGTAACGTTGGCAAAAAACAATActaggaaacaagatggcggcgtaaacatcggcctgttcgggcaagtctcttccatcTTGTCacgatatttttctcattttttgataaattcttgttaaaagtaaaatcaatggtgcagaaatgttggaaatgaagttgcatccatgtaggccctacatgatttagggctagatctcggttttagaaggaaagtagaaatctcgggggcgaaagtttcaggttttggctaaCTACACGCACATGAATGGATAGGAATACCgggcttcattgagagtaagcATACATCAGTAAATAATTTTtatactctctagaagccgcctggctacagATGGCTTGGCAAGTATTTTCATTCTTGCCCTCACATGAAGAAGCATTAATGGCTAATTGATATTCAATAGCAATAAGGCCAAGCACAGAAAGGGAATGTGGCCACGCCTCATTTTGGTGAAAAATACTTGAGACActgaatgaatattcattacatgtGGAAAACGGATGTCAGTAGATGGAAACAACCTGTATACAGTCTAGTTTCAATAAACTTTACTAAGCACATGTCatcaattaaaggtcaagtccacctccagaaaaatatttattttaatagagaaaaatcaggctagcataacactgaaaatttcatcaaaatcggatgtaactAAGAAAGTTcttacattttaaagatttgcttatttttcttaaaacggtgatatgcacaactcagtgacatgcaaatgagacagtcgatgtccctcattatttcattgttttttattgtttgaattatacaatatttaattttttacagatttgacaatgaagtccaacttgactgaaccatatagtgtTAGACCATgcgaattccacatgttcagagaggaattgaTTGTAgtttcatttgacaatgaggaataaattagaatatttcacatttcatactTGTATAGaatacaaaaatagtgagtggatgatgtcatcagactccccatttgcataccaaccaggatacatataatttaaatgaaattcagcaaaatttttaccctatctaggccggggtattttgggagttcatatgagatctcggccgtcgaccgcgcgatcgcgctgaaaattggcacgcaggttgcctgggacataatctacaagattgcatagtgatttatttcatgcaaattgttattaagtgattatgctaatttatgcgtaattagtatgcgaaatcatactttttcctgtaactccctaaataaagctccaaatgtactaatttttggtatagaaactctttgtggtgttcttagcaagtgtaaatgaaaaaaattgcgatatcaaatcattttcttatgtattatattgttttttgcaatttcttatgtatttctttgtttttgaaccttttgtttttcattgttttttcaatgaaatttgttggggactcttctgtgatcataaaaagcataaaataaatacatttagaccagcaaaactaaaaataatcatgcacttatgaattttggttgataacacaatttgcattgactttgtacatgaaatcacgtttttgagcaatttttggtctgacatgcacttacataatgttgcgtaatttcggaaccacgtacccgagtgccgcaaaattggtctcaaaagttgcgcaagacttgaaagtaaaaagtcagagagcggcgcggtcaaaaaatttcgcgcggcgaaaatatcgcgcaatttgttgaggggggggcctccgaggccccccccccccggcctagataaggttaaatgtcatgactttttattttatttccaattttgatgaaattttcagcgtagtgcttgttggatttttctgtttttattcaaatcaacttgttttgggggtggacttgtccttaaagaGATTGGTTCATTCACTGAGAGTCTATAGCCCCTCACATCAATTAGTTTCAGAATCCagtcacaaaatggcaaaagaaaGATGAGATTAGATTAAAACAAACTTCCCAGTTAATTACCATATCTTCATTGGCATCTTTTAATGATTGGCTCAATCGCAAATAAGCTACACAAAATTAACATCAAAATTTAGAATGACTGGAACAGTCGCACAGCCAACCCCCCGGATGTCCTGGTAAGCGGGGATAATCTGAACTTGGTGTTTGTCTGCGTGTAAATCACTCAGCCGCACACGGATAAACACTGTTCTGATTATACCCTCATACCGGGACATCCTCTGGGGATGTCAGTGTGATTGTTCCAgtcatttaaaattttgatttgtgcaGTGCCCTTGGAAAGTTTTGATGACTTTCTTTTGAAACCTAGTGTATTATAATATATGTAGGTTGAAAATTGGGATACTctgcattttcattaatttagaATGCTTTACAATGGGTTTTATATTTGCATGATTTGCATCATTCACCTTTTTTAATATGACCAAAATCTACctgattgatttcattttgcaGGCAGAAGTTGAGGTAAAGAAGAAGCGTACCTTCAGGAAGTACACCTTCCGTGGTGTTGATCTTGATCAACTCTTGGATATGTCCAAGTAAGTTAGCAAAGTACTTTCAAGAATCCATATTTTGTGTTTGTATGCCTTAGGTATACAATTCTTTGAAACCATTTGCTAGAATTCATTTTGTAGTCCATAGATAAACATTTCAGTGGAATGGttgttaaaaaaacatgtttgtttGCTTCATGGGGGTTGTGTTAGGAATATTATTAATCAAGATAAGTTTGTGTTTGGAAATATTTTCTCCAGATATGGGGTTTGTCATAAGTCTGCTTTCAGACTTTTTTTACATAAGTTTTGGCCAATTCTATTGATGTCTCTGGACATGATTATGGTAAAAATGATGAAGGTATTTTTATGGTGTAAAGAATTACTTGacccgatttaaaaaaaaaaatctaatcacGAGGGGTATGCAGAGCTGCAaagtagtacgatttttccgtatttcatacggaaatcaatttaaaatacggcagtacgcttttttcatgataaaatacgggaaaaaaacaaattagagaagaaaaggtattccgtgtgttgctgccctctacgttcaatgagttatgctttcatcaaggctttccgattagaattttcgatatcctggcgaatcaatgcgggtgacaagttccgagcgcacgcacgtagtttacaagcgcaaagcagcggctcaaatcgcgatattttgcgactggtaaatacgtctgtaaggatgatgacgtcatccaagatggcaacttacgttgaccgacggaaggatcgaagatgacgatgtttcgatcataatttgaaacgaattagccgtaactgcggtctaaggtacgatatttctgaatttcatacatttttccgtaaatatggatgcaatttctttttcataatgtgacattttatgtgcaaaaaaacgatcggaaaaaacaggtttccgtcgaatgttagatctaacattactgctaatacgttgtctgtatGTATGGGCCTCCaaattcttcagtctatgtattggtgagtcagccaacgcagttcagcggaacaaccaaaatctagATTGAAGTGAAGCTTGTCTCGTGTGCGACGGTGTGGggcgcaaaataatgtaagaagtgatcgaactttgccattatgcgtgcatatttatctcatggtaaaaatacgattttttttgtcaaaatactgattttgggggataagaatactgaaaatgcaaaatacaacttggcagctctgggtATGTGTAAGGGTCTTGTGTGCAGTTTGTACTTAGTTACCTAGATGTTGAGAAAcgtttctttttcccttttttttcttcaggggGGTGGGCTTAATTTCGTTAGCCGCAGTTGAAGCATGTACTTGATTCATTTCTTACTCTCgtcatgaaaataaagttatttgaacaaattttgaACAACCAAAACATGGCTCCGGAGTTGTTGGATATCATATTTTAACAAGATTCAGAAATTAATTTCCAATACCATGCCTTACCCTAATTTATCACTTCATTCGCAGTGAGCAACTGAGTGAGCTGCTCCACTGCCGTGCCAGGAGACGATTCAAGCGTGGGCTCAAGCGCAAGCCCCTCGCCCTCCTCAAGAAGCTCCGAAAGGCAAAGAAAGAATGCCCTGCCCTTGAGAAGCCTGAGGTCGTCAAGACCCATTTGAGGAACGTCATCATTGTCCCTGAGATGGTTGGATGCATGGTCGGTGTCTACAACGGCAAGGTCTTCAACCAAGTTGAAATCAAGGTCAGTTTTGCTTTTTGAGCTACATTGTGACATTACTTTGATGTACATGATCTGTAAGTTCCAtctgaaaaatgtacaaaaaaagaCAAGAGCTGGATATCAGGAATGACatttgattttaaagaaatatatatatatatacatttttttagatCAGCTAATTTTGTAAACTTCTTGtctcattttcaaaattctgataTTCTAAGCAGCTCAGCCTcacaaaaagtaaaatatttgtGTGGATGTTAGTTTGTGAGTTTGGTTTGCAAAAGTGATTTatcattaattcttgatataagtgaatgaattttgaaaaatgaaaaaaaaaactttttgttgCAACCAATATATACCTTCaaattgaatacaaatatttgtagaaaatttgaaacttgatAAATACCAGAGCCATTGCTTTGCTATAATCTATTGTCATTAAGTTCATGTGATAGGACTAGAAATTTAGTTTTACATGTAGCATgacaatgttttgttttatcaaatctatgtacatgtacactacagtacacattgaaaaaaaggaagCAAACTACTTACATATTATTGCCACTTTATaagaaataaggaaatgtgattGAGTGATTGGAAGGATTAACGCCTATTGGCCAGTCAATGATGCTGATATCCATCAGAGTATCAATTGATATACTGCTGATTCTTTCCTCGTTTCTGAGGCTGGTCCATTCTTCTTGTAAAGCACACTGcatgaattgattttattttgaagcGTTCACAGACCCATTTTACACAATGACAAATGTAACTTCTTTATCAACTTACAGGAATTACCCGGTACATTTTGTTGGGATATTCAAAACGGTTACATGAAAGATTCCTGGTGTCTAGCTatttacatttgaaaaaattcaTCTGCAAATGTGCTGAAGGAATTCAGTGTTAGAAAATTGATATGTATACAGGAAAATGTTGTTTTAAATATCTTCCCACTTATCTTTGCATAAATTCTCACCCTGTTTGTATCTTTTAGCCTGATATGATTGGTCATTACCTTGGTGAGTTCAGCATCACGTACAAACCTGTGAAGCACGGTAGGCCTGGTATCGGTGCCACCCACTCCTCAAGATTCATCCCACTCAAGTAAAACAATTCATCAACTTC encodes:
- the LOC121416034 gene encoding 40S ribosomal protein S15-like produces the protein MAEVEVKKKRTFRKYTFRGVDLDQLLDMSNEQLSELLHCRARRRFKRGLKRKPLALLKKLRKAKKECPALEKPEVVKTHLRNVIIVPEMVGCMVGVYNGKVFNQVEIKPDMIGHYLGEFSITYKPVKHGRPGIGATHSSRFIPLK